One genomic region from Evansella sp. LMS18 encodes:
- a CDS encoding cysteine metabolism transcriptional regulator CymR has protein sequence MKISTKGRYGLTIMMALAKKYGEGPVSLKSIAKEHNLSEHYLEQLIAPLRNATLVKSVRGAYGGYMLTKAPEEITAGDIIRVLEGPISPVEVMDDEEPAKRDLWIKIRDAVKDVLDSTTLADLADYEGEGDQEYYMFYI, from the coding sequence TTGAAAATATCAACTAAAGGCAGATACGGTTTAACAATAATGATGGCACTGGCGAAAAAATACGGGGAAGGCCCTGTCTCGTTAAAATCCATTGCCAAGGAACATAATTTATCTGAGCATTATCTTGAACAGCTTATCGCTCCGCTTAGAAATGCGACTCTGGTTAAAAGCGTCCGCGGTGCATACGGGGGATATATGCTGACAAAGGCACCTGAGGAAATAACTGCAGGCGATATAATCCGGGTGCTTGAAGGCCCTATAAGCCCGGTGGAAGTGATGGATGACGAAGAACCTGCGAAGCGGGATTTATGGATAAAAATCAGAGATGCTGTAAAAGATGTACTTGACAGCACCACACTGGCTGACCTTGCAGATTACGAGGGAGAAGGGGATCAGGAATACTATATGTTTTATATTTGA
- a CDS encoding cysteine desulfurase family protein, with translation MKHIYLDHAATSPVHPEVFEAMKPYYETKFGNPSSIHHFGREARRGLDEAREYIAKSIGASFEEIIFTSGGTEADNLAIIGYSMAHKNKGKHLITTKVEHHGVLHAFEYLEKQGFEVTYTDVDENGSVSPEAIERELREDTILVSCMFGNNEVGTVQPVKEIGRVLSEHEAVFHTDAVQAFGIEEIDVNEIQADFLACSAHKVNGPKGIGFLYAKSGLTFNPLLYGGEQERKRRAGTENVAAAAGFKKAVEIALGERQDRRRIYEGYRQAILQTLTQEEVPYEINGDTENYLPHILNLSFPGINVESLLMNLDLEGVAVSSGSACTAGSIDPSHVLTAMCEDESRSHSAIRFSFGYGLSEDDVNTAALKTAQVVKRLMK, from the coding sequence ATGAAACATATTTATCTTGATCATGCGGCAACATCTCCTGTTCACCCGGAAGTTTTTGAAGCAATGAAGCCGTATTATGAAACTAAATTTGGCAACCCGTCAAGCATCCATCACTTTGGAAGAGAAGCAAGGCGGGGGCTTGACGAAGCACGTGAATATATAGCAAAGTCCATCGGAGCATCGTTTGAAGAAATCATCTTTACAAGCGGCGGGACGGAGGCGGACAACCTGGCTATTATAGGTTATTCCATGGCTCATAAAAATAAGGGGAAGCACCTGATAACCACAAAGGTAGAGCACCATGGTGTCCTCCATGCTTTTGAATACCTGGAAAAACAAGGGTTTGAAGTTACGTATACAGATGTTGATGAAAATGGCTCAGTCAGTCCTGAGGCCATTGAAAGAGAACTGCGGGAAGACACGATACTTGTATCCTGTATGTTTGGAAATAATGAAGTGGGGACTGTTCAGCCAGTGAAAGAAATAGGCAGAGTGCTCTCGGAGCATGAAGCTGTTTTTCACACAGATGCTGTTCAGGCCTTTGGCATTGAGGAAATAGATGTGAATGAGATTCAGGCTGACTTCCTTGCCTGTTCCGCCCACAAAGTAAACGGGCCAAAAGGGATTGGCTTTTTGTACGCAAAATCCGGTCTCACTTTTAACCCATTGCTTTACGGTGGGGAGCAGGAAAGGAAAAGAAGAGCAGGAACGGAAAACGTTGCTGCCGCTGCAGGGTTTAAAAAAGCAGTTGAGATTGCTTTAGGAGAACGGCAGGACAGACGCAGAATTTATGAAGGTTACCGGCAGGCAATCCTTCAGACCCTCACCCAGGAGGAGGTTCCCTATGAGATAAACGGGGACACTGAAAACTATCTGCCTCATATTCTGAACCTTAGTTTTCCAGGCATAAATGTAGAATCATTGCTCATGAATCTCGATCTGGAAGGGGTGGCAGTTTCCAGCGGATCAGCTTGTACAGCAGGAAGCATTGACCCTTCCCATGTGCTCACTGCCATGTGTGAGGACGAATCGAGAAGCCATTCAGCGATCAGGTTCAGCTTTGGCTATGGGCTTTCTGAAGATGATGTCAACACAGCAGCGCTAAAAACAGCCCAGGTTGTAAAGAGACTCATGAAATAA
- the mnmA gene encoding tRNA 2-thiouridine(34) synthase MnmA — protein MHETTEKRPEETRVVVGMSGGVDSSVAAYLLKQQGYQVIGTFMKNWDDTDENGVCTATEDYDDVIRVCNQLDIPYYAVNFEKEYWDKVFTYFLEEYKAGRTPNPDVMCNKEIKFKAFLDHAMSLGADYVATGHYANVRRSGKGVELLRGKDDNKDQTYFLNALSQEQLQHVMFPIGDIEKPRVREIAKEAELATASKKDSTGICFIGERNFKEFLSQYLPAQKGEMQTLDGEVKRHHDGLMYYTLGQRQGLGIGGPGEPWFVVDKDLERNILYVGQGYHHPALYSEGLVADKVSWINEEPAEGEEFRCTAKFRYRQKDEPVTVVKTGEGSRVKVVFDESQRAITPGQAVVFYKGEVCLGGGVIDEVIKKD, from the coding sequence ATGCATGAAACAACAGAGAAACGACCTGAAGAAACAAGAGTAGTAGTTGGAATGTCAGGCGGCGTGGATTCCTCTGTAGCAGCCTATTTGCTGAAACAGCAAGGCTATCAGGTTATCGGCACATTCATGAAAAACTGGGATGATACGGACGAAAACGGAGTATGTACAGCTACAGAAGATTATGATGATGTAATCAGAGTCTGTAATCAGCTGGATATTCCCTACTACGCAGTAAATTTTGAAAAGGAATACTGGGACAAGGTGTTTACGTATTTCCTTGAAGAATATAAAGCTGGCCGCACACCGAACCCGGATGTCATGTGCAATAAAGAAATAAAATTTAAAGCTTTCCTGGACCATGCCATGTCTCTTGGAGCGGATTATGTGGCAACCGGCCACTATGCCAATGTCCGCCGGAGCGGGAAAGGTGTAGAGCTTTTGCGGGGGAAGGATGACAATAAAGACCAGACATATTTCCTGAACGCCCTGTCCCAGGAACAGCTGCAGCATGTAATGTTTCCAATAGGAGATATTGAAAAACCAAGGGTAAGGGAAATCGCTAAAGAAGCGGAACTGGCTACAGCGTCCAAGAAAGACAGTACTGGTATTTGTTTTATTGGTGAAAGGAATTTCAAAGAATTTCTCAGCCAGTATCTTCCGGCTCAAAAAGGGGAAATGCAGACCCTTGATGGGGAAGTAAAACGCCATCATGACGGTCTGATGTATTATACGCTTGGACAAAGGCAAGGACTCGGTATCGGCGGTCCTGGAGAGCCGTGGTTTGTTGTCGATAAAGACCTGGAAAGAAATATTTTATATGTGGGCCAGGGTTATCACCACCCGGCATTATATTCAGAAGGGTTAGTGGCAGACAAGGTTAGCTGGATTAATGAAGAGCCTGCTGAAGGAGAAGAATTCCGCTGCACTGCGAAATTCCGCTACAGACAGAAGGACGAGCCGGTAACAGTGGTGAAAACAGGTGAAGGTTCACGTGTGAAAGTGGTCTTCGATGAATCTCAGCGTGCTATCACACCAGGTCAGGCAGTCGTGTTCTACAAAGGAGAAGTATGTCTCGGCGGCGGTGTAATCGATGAAGTGATAAAAAAGGACTGA
- a CDS encoding tetratricopeptide repeat protein codes for MSTDKNELAVKEMREGNIEQAAKLLNEAIEENPKDAVAYTNFGNLLTAVGENEKALIFYNKAIELDKDLATAYYGKGNLLYNNEKYVEAIDAYQEALNKGLNEGDVYYMLGMSFYQHGDLGRALPGLQRAAELNPEDTEAKFQYGLTLAQLEQIDEAIRVLNEVIELDENHADSYFNLGVAYTYKQELEEALRMFDKALEIQPDHMLSANGKKQVEQLLEQGE; via the coding sequence ATGAGCACAGATAAAAATGAACTTGCAGTGAAAGAAATGAGAGAAGGAAATATCGAACAGGCAGCAAAATTATTAAATGAAGCGATCGAAGAAAACCCAAAAGATGCGGTGGCCTACACTAATTTCGGCAACCTGCTGACAGCAGTAGGGGAAAATGAGAAAGCACTAATTTTTTACAATAAAGCAATTGAACTGGATAAAGATCTTGCCACAGCCTATTACGGAAAGGGCAATCTGCTGTATAATAATGAGAAATACGTCGAAGCAATTGATGCGTACCAGGAAGCCCTGAACAAAGGCCTGAATGAAGGTGACGTTTATTACATGCTCGGTATGAGTTTTTACCAGCATGGTGATCTTGGTAGAGCCCTTCCCGGCCTTCAGCGGGCGGCAGAACTGAACCCGGAAGATACAGAGGCGAAATTTCAGTACGGGCTTACTCTTGCCCAGCTGGAACAGATCGATGAAGCGATTCGGGTACTTAACGAAGTGATTGAACTGGATGAGAATCATGCAGACAGCTATTTCAACTTAGGTGTAGCATACACGTATAAACAAGAGCTGGAAGAAGCGCTTCGCATGTTTGACAAGGCACTTGAGATTCAGCCTGATCACATGCTCAGTGCCAACGGAAAAAAACAGGTTGAACAGTTGCTTGAACAAGGCGAGTAA
- a CDS encoding ATP-dependent RecD-like DNA helicase, which produces MADTPAQEEKNFIKGELAHLIYHNEESLYTVAKIKVSDSSQPVENKEATIVGIMPAPERDVAYLFHGHFTDHPRFGRQYKVAQFKKVMPETEQGIILYLSSDRFPGIGRKTAEKIVGTLGKQAVSLIIQDKGVLEKIPGLKPEKAEEIYDTLLEDQGIEQVLVRLYEFGFGLQLAMKVYQTYKVQALDVIENNPYKMIEDVEGIGFGKADLIGRKQGLTGNHPDRIKAAILYTVNESSMNEGHVYVKTEDMIEEAKELLEREGGEIITPLEIADQVIALGGEEKIIVEEKRVYLPSLYFAEQGIATNINRLIEQKKEQDVFPDAEFLKALGKVEESLGISYAPSQQEAVKQALHSPVMILTGGPGTGKTTVIKGLVEVFGQLKGISVNPEDYDKKSTFPVLMAAPTGRAAKRMSESTGLPASTIHRLLGFKGTEDDFDHDEHEQLEGELIILDEMSMVDTWLANQLFKAIPDNMQVIMVGDEDQLPSVGPGQVLSDLLTSDRIPSVQLTDIYRQSEGSKIIEFSHDIKDGSLPETIDGASKDLRFFPCGQPQVPEVIRQICDRARNKGYTARDIQVLAPMYRGVAGVENLNEMLQSLFNPPSEQRREVTFGSSVYRVGDMVLQLINNPEENVFNGDRGEIVAIFTEKENTDRELKVIISFDGTEVSYTKPDLSQITHAYCCSIHKSQGSEFPIVIMPVVKGYHRMLRKKLIYTGITRAKDFLLLCGDWSALDYAVKNDKDLERHTTLKEKLTKDSMEEIYQHETNGVSPD; this is translated from the coding sequence ATGGCTGATACCCCCGCTCAAGAAGAGAAAAACTTTATAAAAGGCGAGCTGGCACATCTCATATACCATAATGAAGAGTCTCTCTACACGGTGGCTAAAATAAAAGTTTCCGACTCTTCCCAGCCAGTGGAAAATAAAGAGGCGACCATTGTAGGAATTATGCCGGCTCCTGAGCGGGATGTTGCTTATCTTTTTCACGGCCATTTTACGGATCATCCCAGGTTTGGGCGCCAGTACAAAGTAGCACAGTTCAAGAAAGTGATGCCTGAAACAGAACAGGGGATTATTCTGTATCTTTCCAGCGACCGTTTTCCCGGAATAGGGCGAAAAACGGCGGAGAAGATTGTTGGTACTCTCGGAAAGCAGGCCGTATCCCTGATTATCCAGGACAAAGGCGTGCTGGAAAAGATTCCAGGTCTTAAGCCGGAAAAAGCAGAGGAAATTTATGATACGCTGCTAGAAGACCAGGGTATTGAGCAGGTGCTTGTACGGCTTTACGAGTTCGGTTTTGGACTCCAGTTAGCTATGAAGGTTTACCAGACATATAAGGTTCAAGCACTCGACGTAATAGAAAACAATCCCTACAAGATGATTGAGGACGTGGAGGGGATTGGTTTCGGAAAAGCCGATTTAATCGGCAGGAAGCAGGGACTGACTGGCAACCATCCGGACAGGATTAAAGCGGCAATTCTATACACTGTCAACGAGAGTTCAATGAACGAAGGCCATGTATATGTGAAGACCGAAGACATGATTGAAGAGGCAAAAGAGCTGCTCGAACGTGAAGGGGGAGAAATCATTACTCCTCTTGAGATTGCTGATCAGGTCATAGCCCTCGGCGGGGAAGAGAAAATCATTGTGGAAGAAAAGAGAGTGTATTTACCATCTCTATATTTCGCAGAGCAGGGTATCGCTACTAATATTAACCGGCTTATTGAACAGAAAAAAGAGCAGGATGTATTTCCGGATGCTGAATTTTTAAAGGCGCTGGGCAAGGTGGAAGAATCCCTGGGGATAAGTTATGCTCCTTCCCAGCAGGAAGCGGTGAAACAGGCGCTTCATTCTCCTGTCATGATTCTGACAGGAGGCCCTGGTACTGGGAAAACTACTGTCATTAAAGGACTTGTAGAGGTATTTGGCCAGCTTAAAGGAATCTCTGTAAATCCGGAAGATTATGATAAAAAATCAACGTTTCCTGTACTGATGGCTGCTCCTACAGGAAGAGCCGCCAAACGGATGAGTGAATCAACAGGGCTGCCTGCCTCAACGATTCACAGGCTTCTGGGGTTTAAAGGAACCGAGGATGATTTCGACCATGATGAACATGAACAGCTTGAAGGGGAGCTTATTATCCTTGATGAAATGTCCATGGTGGACACGTGGCTGGCGAACCAGCTTTTTAAAGCCATACCGGACAATATGCAGGTAATTATGGTAGGGGACGAAGATCAGCTTCCTTCAGTAGGCCCTGGCCAGGTTCTCTCTGATTTGCTCACATCAGACAGGATCCCGTCTGTGCAGCTCACAGATATTTACAGACAGTCTGAAGGATCCAAGATAATTGAATTTTCACATGACATAAAGGATGGCAGCCTTCCCGAGACTATCGATGGAGCCAGCAAGGATCTTCGTTTCTTTCCGTGCGGCCAGCCGCAGGTGCCTGAAGTAATCCGGCAGATTTGTGACAGAGCGAGAAATAAAGGATATACAGCCAGAGATATACAAGTGCTTGCTCCTATGTACAGAGGAGTTGCAGGTGTGGAAAATCTGAATGAGATGCTCCAGTCCCTGTTTAACCCTCCTTCTGAACAGCGGCGGGAAGTGACTTTTGGCAGTTCTGTCTACCGGGTGGGGGATATGGTGCTCCAGCTTATCAATAATCCGGAAGAAAATGTTTTTAACGGGGACAGGGGCGAAATAGTAGCCATATTTACAGAAAAGGAAAATACCGATCGGGAACTCAAGGTCATCATATCTTTTGACGGTACAGAGGTTTCCTACACGAAGCCCGACTTATCACAGATCACCCATGCTTACTGCTGTTCCATACACAAATCCCAGGGAAGCGAGTTTCCAATTGTAATTATGCCAGTGGTAAAAGGTTATCACCGAATGCTCAGAAAAAAACTTATCTATACAGGGATTACCAGGGCAAAGGATTTCCTTCTCCTTTGCGGGGACTGGAGTGCTCTGGATTACGCAGTAAAAAATGACAAAGACCTTGAAAGGCATACCACTTTAAAAGAAAAACTCACTAAAGACTCTATGGAAGAGATATACCAGCATGAAACTAACGGTGTATCCCCAGACTAA
- a CDS encoding PRC-barrel domain-containing protein, with the protein MRTFEKVRGAPVFFANNENQAGYIADIVFSFKEAKIAGYWVHTKRWWSKKRFLSLNRAVHEPGGAISAESEAFLERAPKECSRFSDGKKRILGTLLLNEAGSVIGLVEDVYYLPETGMIVGYELTEGLFADFQKGIKVIKPKIPVEIKGRTFIVRTDL; encoded by the coding sequence TTGCGGACATTCGAAAAAGTCAGGGGAGCACCGGTTTTTTTTGCCAATAATGAAAATCAGGCAGGATATATCGCAGACATTGTTTTTTCATTTAAAGAAGCTAAAATTGCCGGTTACTGGGTGCACACAAAGCGCTGGTGGTCAAAAAAAAGGTTTTTATCCTTAAACAGGGCAGTGCATGAACCTGGAGGTGCCATATCTGCGGAGTCAGAGGCATTTCTGGAAAGGGCCCCGAAAGAGTGCAGCAGATTTTCCGACGGTAAAAAACGCATTCTTGGAACTTTGCTGTTAAATGAAGCAGGTTCAGTAATCGGCCTTGTAGAGGATGTATATTATCTTCCGGAAACGGGCATGATTGTAGGGTACGAACTGACGGAAGGTTTATTTGCAGATTTCCAAAAAGGGATTAAGGTGATCAAGCCTAAGATTCCAGTTGAAATTAAAGGCAGAACCTTCATTGTCCGGACCGATTTATAA
- a CDS encoding AI-2E family transporter, whose translation METQFKQLALKLATFLLAGLAVLLFIHIFTLLQPLLIIAGRIFLPFLIAGLITYLLHPVVEFLENQRIPRALSILIIYSLFLAGFVWILLRGTPYILKEGQELLDQLPYMSETYRSFVNTIHEQTETLPSAFQERADSWVENVEIWIAESLEHMGGLLKQLFDWLLLLIVIPFLVFYLLKDIKLLKKISWYLTPDKYRHEGAQMIKEIDHSLGNYIRGQLIVCAVVGILAYIGFLLINMPYAVLLAVFIGFTNIIPYFGPIIGTVPVLFIALTESVELVALALAVTVAVQLVESNLLAPVIVGKTLHMHPVLIIFALVAGGELAGIAGLILSVPLLTVIKVILLHVRGTMRKRRGVY comes from the coding sequence TTGGAGACACAATTTAAGCAGCTCGCATTAAAGCTTGCAACTTTCCTGCTGGCAGGGCTGGCAGTTCTGCTGTTTATCCATATTTTCACCCTGCTGCAGCCCCTGTTGATAATTGCAGGCAGGATTTTTCTGCCCTTTTTAATCGCAGGGCTGATTACTTATTTACTGCACCCTGTTGTAGAATTTCTGGAAAATCAGAGAATACCCAGGGCTTTAAGCATTTTGATTATTTACAGCCTGTTCCTGGCTGGTTTTGTCTGGATACTCTTAAGAGGCACCCCTTATATCCTGAAGGAAGGCCAGGAATTGCTGGATCAGCTGCCTTATATGTCAGAAACATACAGGAGTTTTGTTAACACAATACATGAACAGACAGAGACACTCCCATCGGCCTTCCAGGAAAGGGCTGATTCATGGGTGGAAAACGTAGAAATATGGATAGCCGAATCCCTGGAACACATGGGCGGGTTATTAAAACAGTTGTTTGACTGGCTCTTGCTGCTGATAGTCATCCCCTTTCTTGTTTTCTATCTATTGAAAGATATAAAGCTCCTAAAGAAAATCAGCTGGTATCTTACCCCTGATAAATACAGGCATGAAGGTGCACAGATGATTAAAGAAATTGATCACTCCCTCGGTAATTACATTCGTGGACAGCTGATAGTCTGTGCAGTTGTGGGGATACTTGCCTATATTGGTTTTTTACTGATTAATATGCCTTACGCTGTACTTCTGGCAGTTTTCATAGGCTTCACAAATATCATCCCGTATTTTGGCCCGATTATCGGCACCGTCCCTGTTTTGTTTATCGCTCTGACTGAATCTGTCGAACTTGTAGCGCTGGCACTCGCTGTGACAGTTGCCGTTCAGTTAGTGGAAAGCAATCTGCTTGCTCCTGTAATTGTTGGGAAAACGCTTCATATGCACCCGGTCCTGATTATTTTTGCACTGGTGGCAGGAGGGGAACTGGCTGGTATCGCCGGACTGATCTTATCTGTTCCTTTACTTACAGTGATAAAAGTAATTTTGCTTCATGTTCGGGGAACGATGAGGAAACGGAGAGGGGTTTACTAA
- the alaS gene encoding alanine--tRNA ligase gives MKRHSSAEVRQMFLDFFKEKGHNIEPSAPLVPHEDPSLLWINSGVATLKKYFDGRVIPENPRIANAQKSIRTNDIENVGKTARHHTFFEMLGNFSIGEYFKKEAIHWAWEFLTSEKWIAFDEDKLSVTIYPDDDEAFEIWNKEIGLPEERIIRLKENFWDIGEGPCGPNTEIFYDRGEEYGNDPEDPELFPGGENERYLEIWNLVFSQFNHNADGSYTPLPKKNIDTGMGLERMVSVIQDARTNFDTDLFLPIIGKTEEISGEKYGESKEKDTAFKVIADHIRTVAFAVSDGALPSNEGRGYVLRRLLRRAVRFAKQINIERPFMYELVPVVGEVMEDFYPEVKEKQEFLQKVIKNEEERFHETLNEGLSILNRILELAKEGKESVIPGEDVFRLYDTYGFPVDLTEEYVEEEGFTIDREGFEAEMKKQRERARTARQDTGSMQTQDEVLGGIKTESTFTGYDVLESPAVVKVIVKEKEIADSATEGETVQLITDVTPFYAESGGQIADLGIFENSTAVLEVTDVQKAPNGQNLHTAKVIKGTVETGMEFTAKVNEQNRKGVIKNHTATHLLHQALKDVLGEHVNQAGSRVAEDRLRFDFSHFGQVESDEMEKIEQIVNEKVWGGILVNTMFTSLSEAKEMGAMALFGEKYGDTVRVVQVGDYSLELCGGCHVGNTAEIGLFKIVSEAGIGAGVRRIEAVTGKYAYEYMNGQVDVLKEAAGLLKAKLNDVPYRIEQLQKQLKEADRQNESLAAKMSQLEAGSILDDMTESGGVQVLAKQVNVPDMNRLRQLADSLKAKVESGILVLAAVNNGKVNIVASVSKDLIEEGHHAGKLVKEVATRCGGGGGGRPDMAQAGGKDPDKLQEALKIIPELVKSDY, from the coding sequence ATGAAACGGCATAGTTCTGCTGAAGTAAGGCAAATGTTTTTGGATTTTTTCAAAGAGAAAGGCCACAATATTGAACCTAGTGCCCCTCTTGTACCACACGAAGATCCGTCTTTATTATGGATCAACAGCGGGGTTGCAACTTTAAAGAAATATTTTGATGGAAGAGTAATTCCTGAAAACCCGCGTATCGCTAATGCCCAAAAGTCCATCCGGACGAACGATATTGAAAATGTAGGGAAAACTGCAAGGCACCATACGTTTTTCGAGATGCTAGGCAATTTTTCCATTGGAGAGTATTTCAAAAAGGAAGCAATCCACTGGGCATGGGAGTTTCTTACGAGCGAAAAATGGATTGCCTTTGACGAGGATAAGCTGTCCGTAACAATCTATCCGGATGACGATGAAGCATTCGAGATCTGGAATAAGGAAATAGGGCTCCCTGAAGAGAGAATCATCCGCCTTAAGGAAAACTTCTGGGATATCGGAGAAGGCCCATGCGGACCGAATACAGAGATTTTCTATGACCGTGGAGAAGAGTATGGTAACGACCCGGAAGATCCGGAACTTTTCCCAGGTGGAGAAAATGAACGTTACCTTGAAATCTGGAACTTAGTTTTTTCCCAGTTTAACCATAATGCTGACGGCAGCTACACTCCTCTTCCTAAGAAGAACATTGATACAGGTATGGGGCTTGAGAGAATGGTGTCTGTTATCCAGGATGCCAGGACTAACTTTGACACAGACCTGTTCCTCCCTATTATTGGTAAGACAGAAGAGATTTCCGGGGAAAAATACGGGGAATCTAAAGAAAAAGATACTGCTTTCAAGGTAATCGCCGATCATATTCGTACCGTGGCTTTTGCTGTATCTGATGGGGCTTTGCCTTCCAATGAGGGAAGAGGCTATGTATTAAGACGGCTCCTTCGCAGAGCGGTTCGTTTTGCAAAGCAAATTAATATTGAACGTCCGTTTATGTATGAACTCGTTCCTGTAGTAGGGGAGGTCATGGAGGACTTTTATCCGGAAGTGAAGGAAAAACAGGAGTTCCTGCAGAAAGTAATCAAAAATGAGGAAGAGAGATTCCATGAAACCCTGAATGAAGGACTCTCCATTCTGAATCGTATACTGGAACTCGCGAAAGAAGGCAAAGAATCCGTGATTCCAGGGGAGGATGTATTCCGACTTTATGATACGTACGGATTCCCGGTGGACCTTACGGAGGAGTATGTAGAGGAAGAAGGATTTACGATTGACCGGGAAGGCTTTGAAGCAGAAATGAAAAAGCAAAGAGAACGGGCAAGAACTGCTCGGCAGGATACAGGCTCCATGCAAACCCAGGATGAAGTTCTCGGCGGAATAAAAACAGAAAGTACTTTTACCGGTTATGATGTTCTTGAGAGCCCGGCAGTAGTAAAAGTAATCGTAAAAGAGAAAGAAATTGCTGATTCCGCAACAGAAGGAGAGACTGTACAGTTAATCACTGATGTAACTCCGTTCTACGCAGAGAGCGGCGGCCAGATTGCCGACCTTGGCATCTTTGAAAACAGTACTGCTGTACTGGAAGTAACAGATGTACAAAAAGCTCCAAACGGTCAGAATCTCCATACAGCCAAAGTAATTAAAGGCACTGTGGAGACAGGAATGGAATTCACTGCAAAAGTAAATGAGCAGAATCGTAAAGGGGTTATCAAAAACCATACGGCAACCCATCTGCTTCACCAGGCATTAAAGGATGTTCTTGGAGAGCACGTAAACCAGGCAGGATCCCGGGTAGCTGAAGACCGGCTGAGATTCGATTTCTCCCACTTTGGCCAGGTCGAATCAGACGAAATGGAGAAGATTGAACAGATCGTCAATGAAAAAGTATGGGGCGGTATCCTCGTTAACACGATGTTTACCAGCCTGAGTGAAGCGAAGGAAATGGGTGCGATGGCACTCTTCGGGGAAAAATACGGAGATACAGTACGGGTCGTCCAGGTAGGCGATTACAGCCTCGAACTGTGCGGCGGCTGCCATGTGGGCAACACAGCAGAAATAGGCTTATTTAAAATCGTTTCTGAGGCAGGTATTGGGGCAGGTGTACGCCGTATAGAAGCTGTAACAGGAAAATACGCGTATGAATATATGAACGGACAGGTTGATGTGCTCAAGGAAGCTGCCGGCCTGCTGAAGGCAAAATTAAATGATGTCCCGTACCGGATTGAACAGCTGCAGAAACAGCTGAAGGAAGCAGACAGACAGAATGAATCTCTTGCAGCTAAAATGAGTCAGCTTGAAGCAGGCAGTATTTTAGACGACATGACAGAATCAGGCGGCGTACAGGTGCTTGCCAAACAAGTAAATGTGCCGGATATGAACAGGCTGCGCCAGCTGGCGGACTCCCTGAAAGCTAAAGTGGAATCTGGTATCCTGGTCCTTGCAGCAGTGAATAACGGGAAAGTAAACATTGTGGCGAGTGTTTCCAAAGATCTTATAGAAGAGGGCCATCATGCCGGAAAACTGGTGAAGGAAGTAGCCACCCGCTGCGGAGGCGGTGGAGGAGGCCGTCCTGATATGGCTCAGGCTGGCGGAAAAGATCCTGATAAGTTACAGGAAGCTTTGAAAATTATTCCTGAATTAGTAAAAAGCGATTACTAA
- a CDS encoding IreB family regulatory phosphoprotein, translated as MSSMDNTMKFNFNDESMDEDVRDVLLTVYSSLEEKGYNPINQIVGYLLSGDPAYIPRYNDARTLIRKIERDEIIEELVRSYLSSHDAKRIK; from the coding sequence ATGAGTTCAATGGACAATACAATGAAATTCAACTTTAATGATGAATCAATGGATGAAGACGTAAGAGATGTACTGCTTACGGTGTACTCTTCTCTGGAAGAAAAAGGGTACAACCCTATTAACCAGATCGTTGGTTATTTGTTATCGGGAGATCCGGCTTATATTCCAAGATATAATGATGCAAGGACACTCATCCGAAAAATCGAGCGGGATGAAATTATCGAGGAACTTGTAAGGTCCTATTTGTCCAGCCATGATGCCAAGAGGATAAAATGA